ACTCTTGATTGAGGACAAACAAATGTTCTGGACGATAGTCTCCAGTTAGGGCTTTAGCAATGTCTGTTTTACTACTTTTAATTCTAGGGTCTTTGAGGGCAGCTAACTTTTGTGGGTCTCGTTCACTAGCGACAATTGCCTTAATAATTGTCATTCCAGTTAAACCACTAATATCGCTAATCACTTGATGTAAATGTAGATTCATTTGAATCAGTGCTTTTTGCATTCTTTGCAAATGAGTTCCAGCACTTTTAATCAAGCATTCTCTTTGGCGAATATAACTACGTAAGATACAAACTTGATCTTCTGGGCGGAAAGAGCCAGACAATAGCCCATAGGTGTGTAACTGTTGTAACCATTGACAGTCTTTGACATCTGTTTTACGTCCTGGCACTGTTTTCAAATGGTGAGCATTTACCAGTTTGACCTCAAACCCTCTGGTTTCCAAAATTTGGAACACCGGAATCCAATATACTCCTGTTGCCTCCATTGCTACAGATGTTACGCCACATTGACTCAACCAATCAGCCATTGCCATCAAATCTGGGGTAAAACATCCAAATCGCCGCACATTTTTCTCGTCTCTCAGAGGCGGAACACACACCCAATGTTCTGCACTACCCAAGTCAATTCCTGCCGCATTCTCATTTATTTGCGCTAAATGTGAAGCATTAGATGACTCTAGCCTTTGTTCTTGACCACTAAATGGATTTTGATCTTGGTTTATTGGCAATTTCATCTTGGCACCCCAGTTTGATCATTCCAATATGTCCTGACCTGGGTTGGTTATATGTAGATAATCTCTGAAACGGGATAGGAAAATTTTCCTTCACCAATGCCATAACCATTCAACCCAGAACCATGCTTTCAATCAGGCTTTTTTTAATACACTATTGTGGGTACGGTTTTAACTGTCAGGATACTTATAAATGTATCTGGTATTTCGCCCATGCGCCCATGCTTATTGTTTCTTTCATCCATAACGGGCGGAAAACGCCGCCAGTGCGGTGCTTTCAAGAAACAAGGCAGGAGGCAGAAGGCAGAAGGGAAGAGGATTTGACTTATTTCTTCAGGAGTTTTTTTTTGATTTATTTAAAGCTAGGACTTACGCAAAACATCTCTTAAACTCTGATTTCTCCGTGTCCTCT
This portion of the Nostoc sp. GT001 genome encodes:
- a CDS encoding IS110 family transposase, giving the protein MKLPINQDQNPFSGQEQRLESSNASHLAQINENAAGIDLGSAEHWVCVPPLRDEKNVRRFGCFTPDLMAMADWLSQCGVTSVAMEATGVYWIPVFQILETRGFEVKLVNAHHLKTVPGRKTDVKDCQWLQQLHTYGLLSGSFRPEDQVCILRSYIRQRECLIKSAGTHLQRMQKALIQMNLHLHQVISDISGLTGMTIIKAIVASERDPQKLAALKDPRIKSSKTDIAKALTGDYRPEHLFVLNQELTLYEVYQQQIAAIDKEIEKCLNTFEIKVQDEPPPSKRKRRKKPVGNNPNFDLRKYLYHISGVDFTLIDGLDVLTVQTIFSEVGLDPKRFPTVKHFTSWLGLCPGQKITGGKVKSSQTRRVVNRAASAFRMAAFSLTQSRSALGAFYRRLRSRLGAPKAITATAHKLARLFYQMWATAGQYTDPGMDYYEQKYQELILKNLRNKAHALGLEIVPISPEQQNTLSSPTLAT